A genomic segment from Bryobacteraceae bacterium encodes:
- the tnpB gene encoding IS66 family insertion sequence element accessory protein TnpB, which translates to MWWPASVRVYLCLTPCDMRKNFDSLHALVRDHLRLDVFAGNLFAFANKRRNRINITGALTSAGLDFSSLAVTSVEQDRLMFAPGEALSAFLGSIGSSSTFSRDQHIAESMHPGMSDAGFRENRLRFSLQIGVGSGGGFVDTDLWNPMMGGVGALGHALEVAHN; encoded by the coding sequence ATGTGGTGGCCGGCCAGCGTACGCGTGTACTTGTGCCTGACGCCTTGCGACATGCGGAAGAATTTCGACAGCCTGCACGCGCTGGTACGCGATCATTTACGGTTGGACGTCTTCGCCGGAAACCTGTTCGCTTTCGCCAACAAACGAAGGAACAGAATCAACATAACAGGTGCCCTGACCAGCGCAGGTCTGGACTTCTCTTCACTGGCGGTAACATCTGTTGAGCAGGATCGGTTGATGTTCGCTCCCGGTGAAGCGCTGAGCGCCTTTCTAGGTTCAATAGGCTCGTCGTCGACGTTCTCGAGAGATCAGCACATCGCTGAGTCGATGCATCCTGGAATGTCCGATGCCGGCTTTCGAGAGAATCGGCTTCGATTCTCGCTTCAGATAGGTGTTGGCAGCGGCGGCGGTTTCGTCGATACTGACTTGTGGAACCCAATGATGGGCGGTGTCGGCGCTCTGGGACATGCCTTGGAGGTGGCGCATAATTAA
- a CDS encoding sulfatase, with translation MRNDHFGKAEKTRRDFLRTSAAGLAAGPFVRAAGERPPNIVIVFLDDSGWSDFHPFGNPAYPTPNVARLAREGCRFNNFYVPQAVCSASRSALMTGCYPGRTKVFGAHPPRARGLDPKFATMAQVLKPRGYRTAVFGKWHLGDQDDTRPHVRGFDESCGLMYSNDMWEFHPENPAAYRPYPLHFWENGKVKIERITPELQTQLTTWYTEHAVDFIERSAKDPFLLYVPHSMPHVPIFASDKFKGKSGKGLYADVMMELDWSVGQILNALARKDVARETFVLFTSDNGPWVSYGNHAGSTPFREAKGTGFDGGTRSACIMRYPGLIPAGATSTRTLCTVDIMPTVAHLAGAELPSNPVDGRSVWDLVRGAPGAKNPHEYYPFSTGHVFEGIISGDGRWKLHLPHNYRSLVRAGMDGAAGVYEQKRIELSLFNMERDPDETTNVIDKEKDVAKRMIATAERHRAEFYPDQN, from the coding sequence ATGCGCAACGACCACTTTGGGAAGGCTGAAAAGACCCGGAGAGATTTCCTACGCACTTCCGCCGCAGGCCTCGCCGCCGGGCCGTTCGTCCGCGCCGCCGGTGAACGCCCGCCGAACATCGTCATCGTCTTCCTCGACGACTCCGGCTGGTCCGACTTTCACCCCTTCGGCAACCCCGCCTACCCGACCCCCAACGTCGCCCGTCTCGCTCGTGAAGGATGCCGCTTCAACAATTTCTACGTGCCGCAGGCCGTCTGCTCGGCCTCGCGGTCCGCGTTGATGACCGGCTGCTACCCCGGCCGCACGAAGGTCTTTGGCGCGCATCCGCCGCGCGCCCGCGGGCTGGACCCCAAGTTCGCCACAATGGCCCAGGTCCTCAAGCCGCGCGGATACCGCACCGCCGTGTTCGGCAAGTGGCACCTCGGCGATCAGGACGACACCCGCCCCCACGTCCGCGGCTTCGACGAATCCTGCGGGCTGATGTACTCGAACGACATGTGGGAGTTCCATCCCGAGAACCCGGCAGCCTACAGGCCCTATCCGCTGCATTTCTGGGAGAACGGCAAGGTGAAGATCGAGCGCATCACGCCGGAACTCCAGACGCAGCTCACCACCTGGTACACCGAACATGCCGTCGACTTCATCGAGCGCTCGGCGAAGGATCCTTTTCTGCTGTACGTCCCGCACTCGATGCCGCACGTGCCGATCTTCGCGAGCGACAAGTTCAAGGGGAAGTCGGGCAAGGGGCTCTATGCGGACGTGATGATGGAGCTCGATTGGTCCGTGGGGCAGATCCTCAATGCGCTCGCCCGCAAGGACGTCGCCCGCGAGACGTTCGTGCTGTTCACTTCCGACAACGGACCGTGGGTGTCGTACGGGAACCACGCAGGTTCCACTCCGTTCCGCGAGGCCAAGGGAACCGGCTTCGACGGGGGAACACGCAGCGCCTGCATTATGCGTTACCCGGGCCTCATTCCCGCCGGCGCCACCTCCACGCGGACGCTGTGTACGGTGGACATCATGCCGACCGTAGCGCATCTCGCCGGGGCGGAGTTGCCGTCGAATCCGGTGGACGGCCGTAGCGTGTGGGACCTCGTCCGCGGTGCGCCCGGCGCCAAAAACCCACACGAGTACTACCCGTTCTCAACGGGCCACGTCTTCGAAGGGATCATCAGCGGCGACGGCCGTTGGAAGCTGCACCTGCCGCACAACTACCGGTCGCTCGTGCGGGCGGGCATGGACGGCGCCGCCGGCGTCTACGAGCAGAAGCGGATCGAGCTGTCGCTGTTCAACATGGAACGCGACCCCGACGAGACGACCAACGTCATCGACAAGGAAAAGGACGTCGCCAAACGCATGATCGCGACGGCCGAGCGCCACCGCGCCGAGTTCTACCCGGATCAGAACTAA
- a CDS encoding SMP-30/gluconolactonase/LRE family protein: MLRRAFLPLAFAPCLPADEYTYGPDSSPQPGVPRGKVTKHTWTTSRVYPGTTHDYWIYAPAQLESGVTAAVMVFQDGAGFVKEDGAWRVPTVFDNLIHKGDMPVTIAILIAPGILPARDPSQQSRFHRSYEYDAVTGRYARFLIEEIIPEVGKTHKLSDNPNLHAISGSSSGGNCSFNTAWERSDYFRRVMSFIAGFTHQRGALILPSQVRKFEGKPLRIFLQDGTGDVNIQSNQDMIAALDQTGYDAKLVVGTEGHNSKHGGPLLPEALRWVWRDWKTPIAKPVKSFAARYVDPSIEWEPVAGDYRSASGLAVDAAGNIFFADAGAREIRKIDHGSGEVSAFAKTSSGAGGLMFGPSGRLYASQPAAKRVVALDASGKETVIAQGVAAADLAVTPAGGVYFTETNTHRVGFIDPKGARRTVHEGIHAPAGIRLSPDHTLLLVSDALGRWVWSFQIQPDASLAYGVAFHRLEIEDEVEPGETHSGAGGFTVDSEGFLYVCTRLGLQVNDPAGRTSAVLLNPGGLSLTSVVFAGGASLDTLYVTAGNQVFRRPSKRRGVLPWRASKPPVPRL; encoded by the coding sequence ATGCTGCGCCGAGCCTTCCTTCCACTCGCATTTGCTCCCTGCCTCCCGGCCGATGAGTACACCTATGGGCCGGACTCCTCCCCGCAGCCCGGCGTCCCACGCGGCAAGGTCACCAAACACACCTGGACCACGAGCCGCGTCTATCCGGGAACTACGCACGACTATTGGATCTACGCACCCGCGCAGCTTGAATCCGGGGTCACGGCCGCGGTGATGGTCTTTCAGGACGGCGCGGGCTTCGTGAAAGAAGACGGTGCGTGGCGCGTGCCCACCGTCTTCGACAACCTCATCCACAAGGGCGACATGCCGGTCACCATCGCCATCCTGATCGCGCCGGGCATCCTCCCCGCCCGCGACCCGAGCCAGCAATCCCGCTTCCACCGGAGCTATGAATACGACGCCGTCACCGGCCGCTACGCCCGTTTCCTGATCGAAGAGATCATCCCGGAAGTCGGCAAGACGCACAAGCTCAGCGACAATCCCAACCTGCACGCCATCTCCGGCTCATCCTCCGGAGGCAACTGCTCATTCAACACCGCCTGGGAGCGGTCCGATTACTTCCGCCGCGTGATGAGCTTCATCGCCGGATTCACCCACCAGCGGGGCGCGCTCATTCTCCCTTCACAGGTACGCAAGTTCGAAGGGAAGCCGCTGCGTATCTTCCTCCAGGACGGCACAGGCGACGTGAACATCCAAAGCAACCAGGACATGATCGCCGCGCTCGACCAGACCGGCTACGACGCCAAACTCGTCGTCGGCACGGAAGGCCACAACTCGAAGCACGGCGGACCGCTTCTGCCCGAAGCCCTGCGCTGGGTCTGGCGCGACTGGAAGACGCCCATCGCCAAGCCCGTAAAGTCGTTCGCGGCGCGATACGTCGATCCGTCGATCGAGTGGGAGCCAGTGGCTGGTGACTACCGATCGGCGAGCGGCCTCGCCGTCGACGCCGCCGGCAACATCTTCTTCGCCGACGCCGGCGCTCGCGAGATCCGCAAGATCGACCACGGCTCCGGTGAAGTGAGCGCCTTCGCGAAAACCAGCAGCGGGGCGGGCGGGCTGATGTTCGGTCCCAGCGGACGGCTCTACGCTTCCCAGCCAGCGGCCAAGCGGGTGGTGGCCCTCGATGCGAGCGGGAAGGAGACTGTGATCGCCCAAGGAGTCGCCGCTGCCGACCTTGCCGTGACGCCCGCCGGAGGTGTGTATTTCACCGAGACGAATACGCACCGCGTCGGCTTCATCGATCCCAAGGGCGCCCGGCGCACCGTACACGAGGGCATTCACGCGCCAGCCGGGATCCGCCTCTCGCCCGATCATACGCTTCTGCTGGTGAGCGACGCCCTCGGCCGCTGGGTGTGGTCGTTCCAGATCCAGCCGGACGCATCGCTTGCCTACGGGGTTGCTTTTCACCGGCTCGAGATCGAGGACGAAGTCGAGCCCGGTGAGACACACTCCGGCGCCGGCGGTTTCACGGTCGATTCGGAAGGCTTCCTCTACGTCTGCACGCGGTTGGGGCTGCAGGTGAACGACCCCGCCGGGAGAACCTCCGCCGTGCTGCTCAACCCCGGCGGCCTGTCGCTCACCAGCGTCGTCTTCGCTGGAGGCGCCTCGCTCGACACACTGTACGTCACCGCCGGAAATCAGGTTTTTCGCCGGCCGTCCAAGCGCCGCGGCGTGCTCCCGTGGCGTGCCTCGAAGCCGCCCGTGCCGCGGCTCTGA
- a CDS encoding OsmC family protein — protein MTIKRYANAVWQGNLQEGAGTLSAPGGVLNQTPYSFKTRFGDSPGTNPEELIAAAHAGCFTMATSFALQNAGFTAEKLETRAELKLEQSGGGFSITGVHLTMRAAAPGIDAAQFQQIAEGAKANCPVSKVLNCPITLEATLE, from the coding sequence ATGACCATCAAGAGGTACGCAAACGCAGTCTGGCAAGGCAATCTGCAGGAAGGCGCGGGCACGCTTTCGGCGCCGGGCGGCGTGCTGAACCAGACGCCATACTCCTTCAAAACCAGGTTCGGCGATTCGCCGGGCACGAACCCAGAGGAACTCATCGCGGCGGCGCACGCCGGCTGCTTCACGATGGCAACGTCGTTTGCGCTGCAGAACGCCGGCTTCACGGCAGAGAAGCTCGAAACGCGCGCCGAGTTGAAGCTGGAGCAGTCCGGCGGCGGGTTCAGCATCACGGGCGTTCACCTGACGATGCGCGCGGCGGCGCCGGGGATTGACGCGGCGCAGTTTCAGCAGATCGCCGAGGGAGCCAAGGCGAACTGCCCGGTGTCAAAGGTGCTGAACTGTCCGATCACGCTGGAAGCAACGCTCGAGTAG
- a CDS encoding RidA family protein, translating to MPPQPIDVRTVPPQNDTYSQAVRLGDVLYVSGQLGVRPDGTMPEAFADQVRQALDNVAGVLTEAGSSLAQVAKVNIYVTDFSRLGEMNAIYRDYFPHCPAKTTVEIARLDKGGRIEVEVVAAV from the coding sequence ATGCCCCCGCAACCGATTGACGTCCGCACCGTTCCGCCGCAGAACGACACTTATTCGCAGGCCGTGCGTCTGGGAGACGTCCTGTACGTCTCCGGTCAGCTTGGCGTTCGGCCGGACGGCACGATGCCGGAGGCATTTGCGGACCAGGTCCGGCAGGCGCTCGACAATGTGGCCGGTGTGCTCACGGAGGCCGGTTCGTCGCTGGCGCAGGTGGCCAAGGTGAACATCTACGTCACGGACTTCTCGCGGCTGGGCGAGATGAACGCGATCTACCGCGACTACTTCCCGCATTGTCCGGCGAAGACGACCGTGGAGATCGCCCGGCTCGACAAGGGCGGACGGATCGAAGTGGAAGTGGTGGCGGCGGTATGA
- a CDS encoding glucosidase — MNPERERIEEASQRERHWRRWGPYLSERAWGTVREDYSALGTAWDFLPHDHARSKAYRWGEDGLAGICDNHQRLCFALALWNERDPILKERLFGLDGNQANHGEDVKELYYYLDSTPTHSYMKCLYKYPQAAFPYGRLANENRLDHRGRDRPEFELLDTGIFDENRYFDVFTEYAKVDVNDILIRITVANRGPAGAPLHLLPTIWFRNSWAWGYDPERPEVRRLDDRLLECNHSSMGAPLGQMYFSAAEPPRWLFTDNDTNTERLYNYRSSPGWYKDAFHERVIGQKLDAVRPDGRGTKACAWYVATLEPGEERVYRFRLSDDSDPVAFDAIFERRREEADRFYSFAPSDLTDDARAVQRQAYAGLLWSKQFYHYVVGEWLEGDPGQPRPPEGREQGRNRGWIHLYNEDVLSMPDKWEYPWFAAWDSAFHMITMATVDPDFAKAEMARFLREWYMHPNGQIPAYEWAFDDVNPPVHAWACYRVFKIDSKLTGRHDWAFLETVFHKLLMNFTWWVNRKDSSGDNIFEGGFLGLDNIGLFDRSKPLPTGGSIEQSDGTSWMAMYCLNMLRIALELSVLNPAYEDIASKFFEHFLFISSAMNHIGGRGLWDEADGFYYDRLQLPDQRSFLMKVRSMVGLIPLFAVETIDPEQLDRAPGFKRRMQWFIENRKLLCGEVASITDEGVAGRRLLAICHAHRLRRLLARMLDESEFLSPHGIRSLSRYHADHPYSMQFDGTDYGIAYDPGESSTWLFGGNSNWRGPVWFPVNYLIIESLQKFNHYFGREFQVEFPTGSGNMVTLGEAAAELSRRLSRIFLRDQAGRRPVYGNIEKFQSDPHFRDHVLFYEYFHGDTGLGLGASHQTGWTALVAKLLQQSGV, encoded by the coding sequence ATGAATCCGGAACGGGAACGCATTGAGGAGGCGTCGCAGCGAGAGCGGCACTGGCGGCGGTGGGGTCCGTATCTTTCCGAACGCGCCTGGGGCACGGTGCGCGAGGATTACAGCGCGCTCGGCACGGCATGGGACTTCCTGCCGCACGACCACGCGCGTTCCAAGGCGTACCGGTGGGGCGAGGACGGGCTGGCCGGCATTTGCGATAACCACCAGCGTCTGTGCTTCGCGCTCGCGCTTTGGAACGAGCGCGATCCGATCCTCAAGGAGCGCCTGTTCGGGCTCGATGGCAACCAGGCCAACCACGGCGAAGACGTCAAGGAGCTTTATTACTATCTCGACTCGACGCCGACGCACTCCTACATGAAGTGCCTCTACAAGTATCCGCAGGCGGCGTTTCCCTATGGGCGGCTGGCGAACGAGAACCGGCTCGACCACCGCGGGCGGGACCGTCCGGAGTTCGAGCTGCTCGACACCGGCATCTTCGACGAGAACCGCTACTTCGACGTGTTCACCGAGTATGCCAAGGTCGACGTCAACGATATCCTGATCCGGATTACAGTGGCGAACCGGGGTCCCGCGGGGGCGCCGCTTCACCTGCTTCCGACGATCTGGTTTCGCAACTCGTGGGCATGGGGTTACGACCCTGAGCGGCCGGAAGTGCGCCGCCTGGACGACCGGCTGCTCGAGTGCAACCATTCCTCCATGGGGGCGCCGCTCGGACAGATGTACTTCTCGGCCGCCGAGCCGCCGCGCTGGCTGTTTACCGACAACGACACGAACACGGAACGGCTGTACAATTACCGGTCGTCGCCGGGATGGTACAAGGACGCCTTTCACGAGCGTGTGATCGGCCAGAAGCTTGACGCGGTGCGTCCGGATGGGCGCGGCACCAAGGCGTGCGCGTGGTACGTGGCGACGCTCGAGCCCGGCGAGGAGCGGGTCTACCGGTTCCGGTTGAGCGACGATTCCGATCCTGTGGCCTTCGACGCCATATTCGAAAGGCGCCGCGAAGAAGCCGATCGCTTCTACTCGTTCGCTCCGTCCGATCTTACCGACGACGCGCGAGCCGTGCAGCGGCAGGCCTACGCCGGGCTGCTGTGGTCGAAGCAGTTCTATCACTACGTGGTCGGGGAGTGGCTCGAGGGCGACCCCGGCCAGCCGCGACCGCCCGAAGGGCGCGAACAGGGACGCAATCGCGGATGGATCCATCTCTACAACGAAGACGTCCTTTCGATGCCGGACAAGTGGGAGTATCCGTGGTTCGCCGCGTGGGACTCGGCTTTCCACATGATCACCATGGCGACCGTCGATCCCGACTTCGCCAAAGCAGAAATGGCGCGCTTCCTGCGCGAGTGGTATATGCACCCCAACGGGCAGATCCCGGCGTACGAGTGGGCCTTTGACGACGTAAATCCGCCGGTCCACGCCTGGGCCTGCTACCGCGTGTTCAAGATCGATTCCAAGCTCACTGGGCGGCACGACTGGGCGTTTCTAGAAACCGTTTTCCACAAGCTGCTGATGAACTTCACCTGGTGGGTGAACCGCAAGGACTCCTCCGGCGACAACATCTTTGAGGGCGGCTTTCTTGGGCTCGACAACATCGGGCTGTTCGACCGCTCGAAGCCGCTGCCCACCGGCGGCAGCATCGAACAATCCGACGGCACCAGTTGGATGGCGATGTACTGCTTGAACATGCTGCGGATCGCGCTGGAGCTGTCGGTGTTGAACCCGGCCTACGAAGATATCGCGAGTAAGTTCTTCGAGCACTTCCTGTTCATCTCGTCGGCCATGAACCACATCGGTGGACGCGGCCTGTGGGACGAAGCCGACGGATTCTACTACGACCGGCTGCAGTTGCCGGACCAGCGCTCGTTCCTGATGAAGGTCCGCTCGATGGTGGGGCTGATCCCGCTGTTCGCCGTGGAGACGATCGACCCGGAACAGCTTGACCGCGCGCCGGGGTTCAAGAGGCGGATGCAGTGGTTCATCGAGAACCGAAAGCTGCTTTGCGGCGAGGTGGCTTCGATCACGGACGAGGGAGTTGCCGGGCGGCGTCTGCTCGCGATCTGCCACGCGCACCGGCTGCGGCGCCTGCTGGCGCGCATGCTCGACGAAAGCGAGTTCCTTTCGCCGCACGGGATTCGATCCTTGTCGCGTTATCATGCCGATCACCCGTATTCGATGCAGTTCGACGGGACCGACTATGGCATCGCCTACGATCCGGGCGAGTCTTCCACGTGGCTGTTCGGCGGGAACTCGAACTGGCGCGGACCGGTGTGGTTTCCGGTGAACTACCTGATTATCGAATCCCTGCAGAAATTCAACCACTACTTCGGACGTGAGTTTCAGGTGGAGTTTCCAACCGGTTCGGGAAATATGGTGACGCTGGGTGAGGCGGCCGCGGAGCTGTCGCGGCGGCTGTCGCGAATCTTCCTGCGGGACCAGGCGGGTCGGCGGCCGGTATACGGGAATATCGAGAAGTTCCAATCCGACCCGCATTTTCGGGATCACGTGCTGTTCTACGAGTACTTCCACGGGGACACCGGGCTCGGGCTGGGCGCCAGCCACCAGACGGGATGGACGGCGCTCGTGGCGAAGTTGCTGCAGCAGAGCGGTGTGTAG
- a CDS encoding sulfatase-like hydrolase/transferase, whose translation MIRRRDFLASAATASAFAQVKRPNILLFMTDQETALLPGPVRLPNRDRLLARGTKFTHAFCNTPQCSPARASIVTGLSPHNAGVRTNVDGGSLGKPLAASTPALGDVFAKGGYETAWFGKWHLGAYRGGFSTFREAGDAAAVDAATEWLSGRGKQPWLCCVSILDPHHIYDIPRALPKVRLREGVTAPASGLENLVGKPPEQRAFVDEDQGRQTSRFSREDWLRYRSYYLDLVEAADKLLGRVLDAGDGGDIVVYTTDHGDMIGEHGLPYKGPFMYDQLLRIPLIVQAPASKAFRAGGARSDLTMQADLAPTLASLAGLAWPAKTDGRDLSKDTKGPDAVFLEYYAKQKWVNPIRTIRTRKWKLNQYDSGHREVYDLQRDPAELINLAGQAGVEKQLSDRLRKWWPEPSRPLR comes from the coding sequence ATGATTCGCCGACGCGACTTCCTGGCCTCCGCCGCAACTGCTTCCGCCTTCGCACAGGTCAAGCGGCCAAACATCCTGCTATTCATGACGGATCAGGAAACGGCGCTCCTTCCGGGCCCGGTGCGACTCCCCAATCGCGACCGGCTGCTCGCCCGCGGCACGAAGTTCACCCACGCCTTCTGCAACACGCCGCAATGCTCGCCGGCCCGCGCCTCGATCGTCACCGGGCTCTCTCCGCACAACGCGGGCGTACGCACCAACGTCGACGGCGGTTCGCTCGGAAAGCCGCTCGCGGCGTCAACCCCCGCGCTCGGCGACGTCTTCGCAAAGGGCGGCTATGAAACCGCGTGGTTCGGAAAGTGGCATCTCGGCGCTTATCGGGGCGGGTTCTCGACATTCCGGGAAGCCGGCGACGCGGCCGCCGTGGATGCCGCCACCGAATGGCTCTCGGGGCGTGGCAAGCAGCCATGGCTGTGCTGCGTCTCCATCCTCGACCCCCATCACATCTACGACATCCCGCGGGCGCTCCCGAAGGTCCGCCTGCGCGAAGGAGTCACCGCTCCGGCGTCGGGCCTCGAGAATCTAGTGGGTAAGCCGCCCGAGCAGCGCGCTTTCGTCGATGAGGACCAGGGCCGCCAGACCAGCCGCTTCAGCCGCGAAGACTGGCTCCGCTACCGCAGTTACTATCTCGACCTCGTGGAAGCCGCCGACAAGTTACTGGGCCGCGTGCTCGACGCCGGAGACGGCGGCGACATCGTCGTTTACACCACCGACCATGGCGACATGATCGGCGAGCACGGCCTTCCCTACAAGGGCCCGTTCATGTACGATCAGCTACTCCGCATTCCGCTGATCGTGCAGGCGCCCGCGAGCAAGGCGTTTCGCGCCGGCGGTGCACGATCGGATCTCACCATGCAAGCCGACCTCGCCCCCACCCTCGCGTCGCTCGCGGGACTCGCGTGGCCGGCGAAAACCGACGGCCGCGACTTATCCAAAGACACAAAGGGCCCGGATGCGGTCTTTCTCGAGTATTACGCCAAGCAGAAATGGGTAAACCCGATCCGGACCATCCGGACCCGTAAGTGGAAGCTGAACCAGTACGACAGCGGCCACCGCGAAGTTTACGACCTGCAGCGCGACCCGGCGGAACTTATCAATCTGGCCGGGCAAGCCGGGGTGGAGAAGCAGTTGTCGGATCGCCTCCGGAAATGGTGGCCGGAGCCGAGCCGGCCCCTGCGCTAG
- the mscL gene encoding large conductance mechanosensitive channel protein MscL, protein MGMIQEFKEFAVKGNMLDMAVGIIMGAAFGGVVSGLVGDVVMPVAGFFTGGADFKDWFIPLSGSFATLEEAKKAGAPVIAYGAWLNTVINFLIVAFVMYMIVRAMNRMKKEEEAAPAAPPKEEVLLTEIRDLLSRNRAAAAGD, encoded by the coding sequence ATGGGGATGATTCAAGAGTTCAAAGAATTCGCCGTTAAAGGCAACATGCTCGACATGGCCGTGGGCATCATTATGGGCGCCGCATTCGGCGGGGTGGTGAGCGGATTGGTTGGCGATGTGGTGATGCCCGTGGCCGGGTTCTTCACCGGTGGGGCGGACTTCAAGGATTGGTTCATACCGCTGAGCGGCAGTTTCGCCACCCTCGAGGAAGCCAAGAAGGCGGGCGCTCCGGTGATCGCCTACGGTGCATGGCTCAACACGGTGATCAATTTCCTGATCGTCGCGTTCGTGATGTACATGATCGTCAGAGCGATGAACCGCATGAAGAAGGAAGAAGAAGCAGCTCCCGCGGCGCCGCCGAAGGAAGAGGTGCTGCTCACCGAGATCCGGGACCTGCTCTCGCGCAATCGCGCCGCCGCCGCGGGCGACTAG
- a CDS encoding lactate racemase domain-containing protein, producing the protein MKYLTFSGNNIVNIDLPDGSDVLYPPPAIPGFPQATYPEHVRRAFQNPRGMPPLKEQVNGNSRVLIAFDDNCQPFPQTPRPDFRQIAIETLLPMLYEYGVRKENIHLICAVALHRKMKEHELRYMVGDQVMAEFYPQQLQNFDAEAPEELAAIGETENGEAVEISRYAVEADLVIYIDAVQIPLNGGHKSVAVGLAGYKSISYHHHPAMTKDSPHVMQPKGSEMHCSIERISRVAQKHCKIMVLEFAMNGATYPAHSAYLGKPDSRCNVLERFLKTATPASMKLLPESARRTILHSVPGDYTPLSVEAGAIDDVHPITLSKLREQLTVDVDRQYDTLVFGLPDLSPYAIDARVNPVLVVSDVLGYVFNWFYTKPLVKRGGAVIIVNPVDEVFHPQYHVAYRLFYDEVLAATQDPFEMQRVYQERYAFDPHLRDCYRNRYAHHGFHPFTVWYWATYPLKYLSQVIMVGPKDDRPARRLGCLWAPSMAAALEMARGGKGHHDVVALTIPPFMYVNVRS; encoded by the coding sequence GTGAAATACCTGACTTTCTCCGGCAACAACATCGTCAACATCGATCTGCCGGATGGCTCCGACGTGCTCTACCCTCCACCCGCGATTCCCGGTTTTCCGCAAGCCACCTATCCGGAGCACGTCCGCCGGGCCTTTCAGAATCCGCGTGGCATGCCGCCACTCAAGGAACAGGTAAATGGCAACTCGCGCGTTCTGATTGCCTTCGACGATAACTGTCAGCCGTTTCCGCAGACGCCGCGGCCGGATTTCCGCCAGATCGCCATCGAGACGCTGCTGCCGATGTTGTACGAGTACGGCGTTCGCAAAGAGAACATCCACCTCATCTGCGCCGTCGCGCTGCACCGCAAGATGAAGGAACACGAACTCCGCTACATGGTGGGTGACCAGGTGATGGCTGAGTTCTACCCGCAGCAACTGCAGAACTTCGACGCCGAGGCGCCCGAGGAACTGGCCGCCATCGGCGAAACCGAAAACGGAGAGGCCGTCGAGATCAGCCGCTACGCCGTCGAGGCCGACCTGGTGATCTACATCGACGCCGTACAGATTCCGCTCAACGGCGGGCACAAGTCGGTGGCCGTGGGGCTGGCAGGCTACAAGTCAATCTCGTATCATCACCATCCGGCGATGACGAAGGATTCGCCGCACGTGATGCAGCCGAAAGGGTCCGAGATGCACTGCTCCATCGAGCGGATCTCGCGCGTGGCGCAGAAGCACTGCAAGATCATGGTGCTCGAATTCGCAATGAACGGCGCCACCTACCCGGCGCACAGCGCCTATCTCGGCAAGCCGGATTCGCGCTGCAACGTCTTGGAGCGGTTCCTCAAGACGGCTACGCCCGCGTCCATGAAGCTGCTGCCGGAGTCTGCCCGCCGCACGATCCTGCACAGCGTGCCCGGCGACTACACCCCGCTTTCGGTGGAGGCCGGCGCCATCGACGACGTGCATCCGATCACGCTCTCTAAACTGCGCGAGCAATTGACGGTGGACGTGGACCGCCAGTATGACACGCTCGTATTCGGACTTCCCGACTTGAGTCCGTATGCGATCGACGCGCGAGTGAATCCCGTACTCGTCGTGAGCGACGTGCTCGGCTACGTATTCAACTGGTTCTACACGAAGCCGCTCGTGAAGCGCGGCGGGGCCGTGATTATCGTGAATCCGGTGGACGAGGTATTCCATCCTCAGTATCACGTCGCCTACCGGTTGTTCTACGACGAAGTGCTGGCGGCGACGCAGGATCCGTTCGAGATGCAGCGCGTCTACCAGGAGCGCTACGCGTTCGATCCGCATCTCCGCGACTGCTACCGGAACCGTTATGCGCATCACGGCTTCCATCCGTTTACGGTCTGGTATTGGGCCACATATCCGTTGAAGTACCTCTCGCAAGTCATCATGGTTGGCCCGAAAGACGACCGTCCGGCCCGGCGGCTGGGGTGTTTGTGGGCACCCTCGATGGCGGCGGCGCTTGAGATGGCGCGCGGCGGCAAGGGCCATCACGACGTCGTGGCGCTGACGATACCTCCGTTCATGTACGTCAACGTCAGGTCGTAG